The DNA region TGTTGGAGGAGCTGGCCTGGGGCAGCGCGGATTTCGCGGTGGGCCTGGGAGTCGCCTGCTTTCCGGCCTTTTTCGCCTCCATGATGCCCAACGACCGCATGATCGAGGAGATCATCGAGCCCTTCTGCGCCAACACCGACGCCACCTTCATCGGCTGCTGGGGCATAACCGAGCCGGACCACGGAAGCGACACCCTCTGCCCCGGAACCGAACATTTCTGCGACCCGAACATTTCCTGCCAGGTGACGGCGAGGCTTGACGGCGACGACTGGGTGATTTCCGGCCAGAAGTCGAGCTGGGTCAGCAACGGCACCATCGCCACCCACTCCATGACCTTTCTCACCATAGACCCTTCCATGGGCATGGCGGGGGGAGGCATCGGCATAGTGCCATTGAACGCGCCGGGCGTGCGCCGGGGCCGTCCCCTGGACAAGATCGGACAAAGGGCCCTGAACCAGGGCGAGATATTTTTCGACAACGTGCGGATTCCGAAAGATTACATGCTGGTGGACCCGGAGTCCTACGAGGGTATAGTGGACCTGACCCTGGCCACCGCCAACGCCAGCATGGGAGCCATGTTCACCGGCGTTGCCCGTGCCGCCTTCGAGGCGGCCCTGGCCTACTCACAGGAGCGAATCCAGGGCGGCAAGCCGCTTTTCGCCCACCAGCACATAAAGCATAAGCTGTTTTCCATGTTCACCAAGGTTGAGGCGGCCCGCAGCCTTTCACGGGCGGCGCTCAATTTCAACCTGTGCAACTCGCCCCCCCTCACCCACTACTCCATCGCATCCAAGGTCTTCTGCACCCAGGCGGCCTTCGAGGTGGCCAACGACGCAGTGCAG from Deltaproteobacteria bacterium includes:
- a CDS encoding acyl-CoA/acyl-ACP dehydrogenase encodes the protein MAYIDLNVELTPEHEALKKETHKFARDVLRPASLELDKLSDPEDVIKSPVFWNAMKKGYELGYHSIFIPDTWGGMGLDPIGTHIVLEELAWGSADFAVGLGVACFPAFFASMMPNDRMIEEIIEPFCANTDATFIGCWGITEPDHGSDTLCPGTEHFCDPNISCQVTARLDGDDWVISGQKSSWVSNGTIATHSMTFLTIDPSMGMAGGGIGIVPLNAPGVRRGRPLDKIGQRALNQGEIFFDNVRIPKDYMLVDPESYEGIVDLTLATANASMGAMFTGVARAAFEAALAYSQERIQGGKPLFAHQHIKHKLFSMFTKVEAARSLSRAALNFNLCNSPPLTHYSIASKVFCTQAAFEVANDAVQIFGGIGLSKEYPIEKFFRDARASLIEDGANDTLIITGAHALTSY